The following are from one region of the Methanomassiliicoccales archaeon LGM-DZ1 genome:
- a CDS encoding V-type ATP synthase subunit I has product MSRIVIVGTKARLADAINAFYDEKALHVIDHATGDDGLSIGTPIEGTSKASERLLKVKALEKELGIKKKTKTENITVEDVQERIAAGDVESVEDEVLKTVDARNDLTQSIAELNAKKKTYEILQRLPLTLDQYSGYKSLDVVVGTVSENPAKLEIADSEIFSSYDKKTGGVVAVFLKAGRKAEAAEALAPFGFAEVSVPAQAGKVSPADAVAEIDSEIADKTAKVEEAGKELEALKSKYMSFLKGSDEELSIEVEKGSVPLRIAVSKYAYVMDAWVPTKKVDSVKADLEQKLGDDIYVEFQETRGRSLDETEKAEPRFQKVPTKQNNGAIVSEFEYATSMVDVPKYQEVDPTVLIAIFLPLFFGYMIGDLGYSIPFIIIGAYGLKYAKNKDWRSIGLVLFFGGIWGAIFGTFYYGEMLGMHFIGGGYSDGQWYWYEDSAALTDEAGSRGTSISWDWILGVHFPEWFYDMLPNVGHAHAMFTGEGVSKLEDVGFLLKMSVYIGIIHLFIGHMTGYYNISMQHGGKTAFIHKGGLIMMFFGMIFFCYALTDAMFNRGDMTMAEKLTDGVTLDTFVIGIVLLIAGIIVNAKAEGAMTAVMAVPEIIGQILSYTRLAAIAMSKAGMALAFNYIIFLMIIPKGDVMGQQVLDGVTYNIAGLDWTANIAFLIIAILMFGFLHLVVWTLGILSAGLHALRLQYVELMMRFFDGGGKKFAPLSEKRVKTYFGKQIKLNTKEI; this is encoded by the coding sequence ATGAGTAGGATCGTGATTGTGGGCACCAAGGCCCGCCTCGCCGACGCTATCAACGCGTTCTATGACGAGAAGGCCCTCCACGTTATCGATCATGCCACCGGCGACGACGGGCTCTCCATCGGCACCCCCATCGAGGGGACGTCCAAGGCATCCGAGAGGCTGCTGAAGGTCAAAGCCCTGGAGAAAGAGCTCGGGATCAAAAAGAAGACGAAGACGGAAAACATCACCGTGGAGGATGTGCAGGAGCGCATCGCCGCCGGGGATGTTGAAAGCGTCGAAGACGAGGTTCTCAAGACCGTCGACGCCAGGAATGATCTTACCCAGTCAATCGCTGAATTAAACGCCAAAAAGAAAACCTACGAGATTTTGCAGAGGCTTCCGCTGACCCTCGACCAGTATTCCGGCTACAAATCGCTGGATGTCGTCGTCGGGACCGTCAGCGAGAACCCGGCCAAGCTGGAGATCGCGGACTCCGAGATCTTCTCGTCCTACGACAAGAAGACCGGCGGCGTCGTGGCGGTGTTCCTCAAGGCCGGACGCAAGGCCGAGGCCGCTGAGGCCCTGGCACCCTTCGGTTTCGCGGAAGTGTCCGTCCCTGCTCAGGCCGGGAAGGTTTCCCCCGCCGACGCCGTCGCGGAGATCGACTCCGAGATCGCCGACAAGACCGCTAAGGTCGAGGAGGCGGGCAAGGAGCTCGAAGCCCTCAAATCGAAATACATGTCGTTCCTCAAAGGAAGCGACGAAGAACTGTCCATCGAGGTCGAGAAAGGGTCCGTCCCTCTCAGGATCGCGGTGAGCAAATACGCCTACGTCATGGATGCCTGGGTCCCCACCAAGAAGGTGGATTCTGTCAAGGCCGACCTCGAGCAGAAGCTCGGGGATGACATCTATGTGGAGTTCCAGGAGACCCGCGGAAGGTCCCTGGATGAGACCGAGAAAGCGGAGCCCCGCTTCCAGAAGGTCCCGACCAAGCAGAACAACGGAGCCATAGTCAGCGAGTTCGAGTATGCGACCTCCATGGTCGACGTGCCCAAGTACCAGGAGGTCGACCCGACCGTCCTGATCGCCATCTTCCTGCCCCTGTTCTTCGGCTACATGATCGGAGACCTCGGCTACTCGATCCCGTTCATAATCATCGGGGCCTACGGCCTCAAATACGCAAAGAACAAGGACTGGAGGTCCATCGGGCTCGTCCTGTTCTTCGGAGGAATCTGGGGAGCTATCTTCGGAACCTTCTACTACGGCGAGATGCTGGGTATGCATTTCATCGGCGGAGGATACTCCGACGGCCAGTGGTATTGGTACGAGGACAGCGCCGCGCTGACCGACGAGGCCGGCAGCAGAGGAACGAGTATCAGCTGGGACTGGATCCTCGGAGTTCATTTCCCCGAGTGGTTCTACGACATGCTGCCCAATGTGGGCCATGCTCATGCGATGTTCACCGGAGAAGGGGTTTCCAAGCTCGAGGATGTCGGCTTCCTGCTGAAGATGTCCGTGTACATCGGTATCATCCACCTGTTCATCGGGCACATGACCGGGTACTACAACATCAGCATGCAGCACGGAGGCAAGACCGCCTTCATACACAAGGGCGGCCTCATAATGATGTTCTTCGGGATGATCTTCTTCTGCTATGCTCTGACTGATGCCATGTTCAACCGCGGCGATATGACTATGGCCGAGAAACTGACTGACGGGGTTACACTCGACACGTTCGTTATCGGTATCGTGCTGCTGATCGCTGGTATCATTGTCAACGCGAAGGCGGAAGGTGCTATGACCGCTGTCATGGCTGTTCCGGAGATTATCGGTCAGATCCTTTCCTACACCCGTCTGGCGGCTATCGCCATGTCGAAGGCAGGTATGGCCCTGGCATTCAACTACATCATCTTCCTCATGATTATCCCCAAGGGGGACGTTATGGGGCAGCAGGTCTTGGACGGCGTCACTTACAACATCGCCGGACTCGATTGGACTGCCAACATCGCGTTCCTCATAATCGCGATACTCATGTTCGGCTTCCTGCACCTCGTTGTCTGGACCCTCGGAATCCTCTCGGCAGGTCTGCACGCCCTAAGGCTGCAGTACGTCGAGCTCATGATGAGGTTCTTCGACGGAGGAGGGAAGAAGTTCGCGCCTCTCTCCGAGAAGCGTGTCAAAACCTATTTCGGCAAACAGATTAAACTCAACACCAAGGAGATTTGA
- a CDS encoding V-type ATP synthase subunit F: protein MEIAVIGSDEFTLGFRLAGVRLVYVAGKENYQEKMQEAMSDANVGILAVNANDLQYLPNAYRTKVLDSIKPVVVPVGGDQSDLREKVKRVIGVDLYKTEDE from the coding sequence ATGGAGATCGCGGTTATCGGCAGCGACGAGTTCACCCTGGGCTTCCGCCTTGCGGGGGTCAGGCTGGTGTACGTCGCCGGCAAGGAAAACTATCAGGAGAAAATGCAGGAAGCGATGTCCGATGCCAATGTCGGAATCCTCGCGGTGAACGCGAACGACCTGCAGTACCTACCCAACGCCTACAGGACGAAAGTGCTTGACTCGATCAAGCCGGTCGTCGTCCCCGTCGGCGGGGACCAGAGCGACCTTCGCGAGAAGGTTAAGAGAGTCATTGGCGTTGATCTATACAAGACAGAGGATGAATGA
- the ahaC gene encoding ATP synthase A1 subunit C, translated as MFARSGKGNFSYTSARVKAKKSKLLKEEDYNKLLMMSVPEMSQYISEAGYSKEMADYAGRYSGLTLLEYATYANMSKAFRSILKSSTGELSNMVDAYLAKWDFENFKSILRGKKYGLSADQIREDMVPAGNLSAEDLEKLIAANTPEDALAQFAKKTNITVPDDAVTALKENNNLQPIEDAMVKSYYRKLLASISKQDRPTDIFRTYIKDCIDIKNVETVMKFKADRISGDTVAQFWIPGGAEIDEKVMAQIAAASDVKSALNEMQNLRMYADIKDELSDDSSILDVVAAMARYKAKLANKVGHMYPLSVIPVVDYMIHKENEVRNIRMIAHGTDSGLDRETMKGLLVI; from the coding sequence ATGTTCGCACGCAGCGGCAAAGGCAACTTCTCGTACACCTCGGCAAGGGTCAAGGCCAAGAAGTCCAAGCTCCTCAAGGAGGAGGACTACAACAAGCTCCTGATGATGTCCGTCCCGGAGATGTCCCAGTACATCTCCGAGGCCGGCTACTCCAAGGAGATGGCCGATTACGCGGGCCGCTACAGCGGCCTCACCCTGCTCGAGTACGCGACTTACGCCAACATGTCGAAGGCCTTCCGCAGCATCCTGAAGTCGTCCACCGGCGAGCTCAGCAACATGGTCGATGCCTACTTGGCGAAGTGGGACTTCGAGAACTTCAAATCCATCCTCCGCGGGAAGAAGTACGGCCTCTCGGCCGACCAGATCCGCGAGGACATGGTCCCCGCGGGGAACCTCTCCGCCGAGGACCTGGAGAAGCTCATCGCAGCCAACACGCCGGAAGATGCGCTGGCCCAGTTCGCCAAGAAGACCAACATCACCGTCCCTGACGATGCTGTCACGGCCCTCAAGGAGAACAACAACCTCCAGCCCATCGAGGACGCGATGGTGAAGAGCTACTACAGGAAGCTGCTCGCTTCGATCTCGAAGCAGGACCGCCCCACCGACATCTTCCGCACCTACATCAAGGACTGCATCGACATCAAGAACGTCGAGACCGTCATGAAGTTCAAGGCCGACCGCATATCCGGCGACACCGTGGCCCAGTTCTGGATCCCCGGCGGCGCGGAGATCGACGAGAAGGTCATGGCGCAGATCGCCGCCGCGTCCGATGTGAAATCGGCGCTGAACGAGATGCAGAACCTCAGGATGTACGCGGACATCAAGGACGAGCTGTCGGACGACTCCAGCATCCTGGACGTCGTCGCGGCCATGGCCCGCTACAAGGCCAAGCTCGCCAACAAGGTCGGCCACATGTACCCCCTGTCCGTCATCCCGGTCGTGGACTACATGATCCACAAGGAGAACGAGGTCAGGAACATCAGGATGATCGCCCACGGGACCGATTCCGGGCTCGACAGGGAGACCATGAAAGGACTGCTGGTGATCTGA
- a CDS encoding S26 family signal peptidase, which produces MRKNAVLIVAIIAIAAVLGLRVAVNEMSGVSPPFTVVDSQSMQHSHDSEVGIIDTGDMILLRDTSKHEPVTYVEGYSSGYRMFGEYGDVIVYERPGQNQVIHRAILYLESNGDGTFTGRGLESYTGKWSCHDSGTDTSNPSEPSKLSGTLEMENIGYGGKKVSIDLSVLSGSGYLTMGDNADTNGYFDQGSGITSGLVTDDRVKATAWKEIPWAGSVKLIMNGNDGALNSWAPSSLGYLTAALATIFMTIIGIGFALDALHLRKALKGGH; this is translated from the coding sequence ATGAGGAAGAACGCCGTGCTCATCGTTGCGATTATAGCGATCGCCGCCGTGCTCGGGCTCAGGGTAGCGGTGAACGAGATGTCGGGCGTGAGCCCGCCCTTTACCGTGGTCGATTCTCAGTCGATGCAGCATTCCCACGACTCGGAAGTGGGAATAATCGACACCGGGGACATGATACTGCTCAGGGATACCTCCAAGCATGAGCCGGTCACATACGTCGAGGGATACTCCTCCGGCTACAGGATGTTCGGGGAGTACGGGGATGTGATCGTCTACGAGAGGCCCGGCCAGAACCAGGTGATCCACCGCGCGATCCTGTATCTCGAGTCTAACGGCGACGGCACATTCACAGGCAGAGGACTGGAATCCTACACGGGCAAATGGTCCTGCCACGACAGCGGAACCGATACCAGTAACCCGTCTGAACCGTCTAAACTGTCTGGAACTTTGGAAATGGAGAATATCGGATACGGCGGGAAGAAAGTGAGCATAGACCTCTCCGTCCTTTCCGGGAGCGGCTACCTCACCATGGGGGACAATGCCGACACGAACGGATATTTCGATCAGGGATCGGGAATAACTTCCGGCCTGGTGACCGATGATCGCGTCAAGGCCACCGCATGGAAGGAGATCCCGTGGGCCGGCTCTGTCAAGCTGATCATGAACGGCAATGACGGCGCGCTCAATTCCTGGGCCCCCAGCAGCCTCGGGTATCTGACGGCCGCCCTGGCGACAATTTTCATGACCATCATCGGCATCGGCTTCGCGTTAGATGCACTGCATCTCAGGAAAGCCCTGAAAGGCGGGCACTGA
- a CDS encoding ATPase — MAIVDGVSDNGAGLIAIGAGLAVGLAGIGTGLGEKDIGAAAVGAITEDASLFGRAMIFTVLPETIVIFGLVVAVMAMFVL, encoded by the coding sequence ATGGCAATTGTTGATGGAGTTTCGGACAACGGAGCAGGACTTATCGCTATCGGAGCCGGCCTTGCGGTCGGACTCGCCGGAATCGGAACCGGTCTCGGTGAGAAAGACATCGGTGCCGCGGCAGTCGGTGCGATCACCGAGGACGCCTCCCTCTTCGGAAGGGCAATGATCTTCACCGTCCTGCCTGAGACTATCGTCATCTTCGGTCTCGTCGTCGCCGTCATGGCAATGTTCGTCCTGTGA
- a CDS encoding V-type ATP synthase subunit A produces the protein MSTEGVIYRVAGPVVTATGISPKMHDVVHVGNEQLMGEVIKIVGDRSIIQVYEDTTGVKPGEPVTNTGLPLAVELGPGLLTSVYDGIQRPLPVLREMTGDFIGRGATAPGLNRETKWDFTPTVAVGDEVGAGSVVGTVQEGPILHKIMLPPNAKKGKVEKIEAGSFTVEEPVVTVDGVSYPMMQKWPVRSARPVAEKYNPDVPLITGLRVLDTLFPLAKGGAAAIPGAFGTGKTVTQQSLAKYSDADIVVYIGCGERGNEMTEVLTEFPNLKDPRTGESLMKRTILIANTSNMPVAAREASVYTGMTIAEYFRDMGYNVALMADSTSRWAEAMREISSRLEEMPGEEGYPAYLSGRLSEFYERACRAKALCGDDGSISVIGAVSPPGGDLSEPVTQNTLRIVRVFWALDTKLRERRHFPTINWLTSYSMYDAQLAPWFQKNVGDDFPALKQWAMKVLQKEAELQEIVQMVGSDSLPDEQKITLEIAKMIREIYLQQNSFHPVDCYCPLSRQYKMLSMIKKFSDLADKALKAGVAVDKIIYIPVRQRFQQAKFEEKIDEELVAVDKDMDEQFAKLEA, from the coding sequence ATGAGCACTGAGGGTGTAATTTACAGGGTCGCTGGTCCTGTCGTGACCGCCACCGGCATCTCCCCCAAAATGCACGATGTCGTGCATGTCGGGAACGAGCAGCTGATGGGAGAGGTCATCAAGATCGTCGGCGACCGTTCAATCATCCAGGTTTACGAAGACACCACCGGAGTCAAACCCGGTGAGCCCGTCACCAACACCGGCCTGCCCCTGGCAGTCGAGCTCGGACCCGGGCTTCTGACCTCCGTTTACGACGGAATCCAGAGGCCCCTGCCCGTCCTCCGTGAGATGACCGGCGACTTCATCGGCCGCGGAGCGACCGCACCTGGACTCAACAGAGAGACCAAATGGGACTTCACTCCTACCGTCGCGGTCGGAGACGAGGTCGGAGCCGGCAGCGTCGTCGGAACCGTCCAGGAAGGCCCCATACTGCACAAGATCATGCTCCCCCCCAACGCTAAGAAGGGGAAGGTCGAGAAGATCGAGGCCGGGTCCTTCACCGTGGAGGAGCCCGTCGTCACCGTCGACGGCGTCAGCTACCCCATGATGCAGAAATGGCCCGTCCGTTCCGCCAGGCCTGTCGCGGAGAAGTACAACCCCGATGTTCCCCTGATCACCGGGCTCCGCGTGCTCGACACCCTGTTCCCCCTCGCGAAGGGAGGAGCGGCGGCCATCCCCGGTGCGTTCGGTACCGGGAAGACCGTCACCCAGCAGTCCCTCGCGAAGTACTCCGATGCGGACATCGTCGTCTACATCGGATGCGGAGAGCGCGGGAACGAGATGACCGAGGTTCTCACCGAGTTCCCGAACCTGAAGGATCCGAGGACCGGCGAGTCCCTTATGAAGAGGACCATCCTGATCGCGAACACCTCGAACATGCCTGTCGCCGCCCGTGAGGCGTCCGTCTACACCGGCATGACCATCGCTGAGTACTTCAGGGACATGGGATACAATGTCGCGCTCATGGCCGACTCCACCTCCAGGTGGGCCGAGGCCATGCGTGAGATCTCGTCCAGGCTCGAGGAGATGCCCGGCGAGGAAGGATACCCTGCGTACCTTTCCGGAAGGCTCTCCGAGTTCTACGAGCGTGCCTGCCGCGCCAAGGCCCTCTGCGGCGACGACGGGTCCATCTCCGTCATCGGAGCCGTCTCCCCTCCCGGAGGAGACCTTTCCGAGCCTGTCACCCAGAACACCCTGCGTATCGTCCGCGTCTTCTGGGCGCTCGACACCAAGCTCAGGGAGAGGCGTCACTTCCCGACCATCAACTGGCTGACCTCGTACTCCATGTACGACGCCCAGCTGGCGCCCTGGTTCCAGAAGAACGTCGGCGATGACTTCCCCGCCCTCAAGCAGTGGGCCATGAAGGTCCTGCAGAAAGAGGCCGAGCTTCAGGAGATCGTGCAGATGGTCGGTTCCGACTCCCTGCCCGATGAGCAGAAGATCACTCTCGAGATCGCCAAGATGATCCGTGAGATCTACCTGCAGCAGAACTCCTTCCACCCCGTGGACTGCTACTGCCCGCTTTCCAGGCAGTACAAGATGCTCAGCATGATCAAGAAGTTCTCCGACCTCGCCGACAAGGCCCTCAAGGCAGGCGTCGCGGTGGACAAGATCATCTACATCCCCGTCAGGCAGAGGTTCCAGCAGGCCAAGTTCGAAGAGAAGATCGACGAGGAGCTCGTGGCTGTCGACAAGGACATGGACGAGCAGTTCGCCAAACTGGAGGCCTGA
- a CDS encoding dCMP deaminase family protein encodes MDRPSPDRYFMDMAKLVATRSTCLRRHVGAVIVKDKHVLSTGYNGAPRGARHCEETGCLRIELKVPSGTRHELCRGVHAEQNAVAQAAYFGTSVKGATIYTTTFPCSLCAKILVNAGISEIVYDEGYMDDLSKEILSETQMRIRRVEGDEIEAVPKKA; translated from the coding sequence ATGGATAGGCCCTCCCCCGACAGGTATTTCATGGACATGGCCAAACTCGTCGCCACGCGCTCCACCTGCCTCCGCAGGCATGTGGGGGCCGTGATCGTGAAGGACAAGCATGTCCTGTCCACCGGCTACAACGGCGCTCCCAGAGGTGCCAGGCACTGCGAGGAGACCGGCTGTCTCCGCATCGAGCTGAAGGTGCCGTCAGGCACCCGCCATGAGCTCTGTCGCGGCGTCCATGCCGAGCAGAACGCTGTCGCTCAGGCGGCCTATTTCGGTACCAGCGTCAAAGGGGCGACCATCTACACGACCACTTTCCCCTGTTCCCTGTGCGCCAAGATACTCGTGAACGCCGGTATCTCCGAGATCGTGTACGACGAAGGGTACATGGACGACCTCTCGAAGGAGATACTCTCAGAGACCCAGATGAGGATACGCCGTGTCGAGGGCGACGAGATCGAGGCTGTTCCCAAGAAGGCCTGA
- a CDS encoding V-type ATP synthase subunit D, with translation MPQDVVPTRSVLLDLKRRIKLSQSGHKILKMKRDGLIIEFFEVLEKARQMRAGVSSDFQQAMKKITIARAIDGEVAVRSAAYALNARPEVKLGSKSIMGMMVPKVEATSIHTDLLNKGFGVLDTSAYVEEASAAFEKLLETLVRAAEVETTMKKLLDEIEKTKRRVNALEFKIIPDLKDSEHFVKFRLEEMERENTTRLKHIKGKS, from the coding sequence ATGCCTCAGGATGTCGTACCTACCCGCTCCGTGCTCCTCGACCTCAAGAGGAGGATCAAGCTGTCCCAGTCGGGGCACAAGATCCTCAAGATGAAGAGGGACGGCCTCATCATCGAGTTCTTCGAGGTCCTGGAGAAGGCGAGGCAGATGCGCGCCGGTGTCAGCTCCGACTTCCAGCAGGCGATGAAGAAGATCACCATCGCCCGCGCCATCGACGGAGAGGTGGCCGTGAGGAGCGCCGCGTACGCTCTGAACGCCCGCCCCGAGGTCAAGCTTGGCAGCAAGTCCATCATGGGAATGATGGTCCCGAAGGTCGAGGCCACGTCCATCCACACCGATCTCCTGAACAAGGGGTTCGGTGTCCTGGACACCTCGGCCTACGTGGAGGAGGCCTCGGCCGCCTTCGAGAAGCTCCTCGAGACCCTCGTCAGGGCCGCCGAGGTCGAGACCACCATGAAGAAGCTCCTCGATGAGATCGAGAAGACCAAGCGCCGTGTCAACGCGCTTGAGTTCAAGATCATCCCCGACCTCAAGGACTCGGAGCACTTCGTCAAGTTCCGCCTCGAAGAGATGGAGAGGGAGAACACCACCCGCCTCAAGCACATCAAGGGCAAAAGCTGA
- a CDS encoding orc1/cdc6 family replication initiation protein, with amino-acid sequence MTADSLFKKYLEKKNRLIKDRKILDKEYLPDQLLHRDDEIGEIVDIIAPSLGRNKPSNILIIGQTGTGKTAVVKYIGKELEKADKGNNCRSIYVNCEVVDTPYSILYNIANQIITDPNRKIPFTGWSLEKIFNELSVYIDEEDKIFLIVLDEIDMSFRKNGDDIFYYLTTINEMLKKSRVSIIGITNNSMFAEKMLTPKIRSRLGEEKIVFPPYTPEQLIDILRDRAKYAFYPGALDEAVIPYCAAIAAQASGDARKALDVLRVSADAAERNDDLKVTTAHVDYARQKLELDAVYEVVKNLTEQSKLVLMSIIKTESGSDSGSVTTGNVYSTYVKISSAMGYNVLTQRMVANFISELDMLGIITARVKSFGRQGRTKEIEKVSENIVDILEKDEIFSGIDFNAFKSGRQTQFNIDS; translated from the coding sequence GTGACGGCAGATTCGCTTTTCAAAAAGTATCTTGAGAAGAAGAACAGGCTGATCAAGGATAGGAAGATCCTCGACAAAGAGTATCTTCCGGACCAGCTTCTCCACAGGGACGATGAGATTGGGGAGATCGTCGACATCATTGCGCCGTCGCTCGGCAGGAACAAACCTTCGAACATCCTCATCATCGGCCAGACCGGAACCGGGAAAACGGCGGTCGTGAAGTACATCGGCAAAGAGTTGGAGAAAGCGGACAAAGGGAACAACTGCAGGAGCATCTACGTTAACTGCGAGGTCGTCGACACTCCCTACTCCATCCTCTACAACATCGCCAACCAGATCATCACCGACCCGAACAGGAAGATCCCGTTCACCGGATGGTCGCTCGAGAAGATATTCAACGAGCTCTCCGTCTACATCGACGAGGAGGATAAGATCTTCCTCATCGTCCTCGACGAGATCGATATGTCGTTCAGGAAAAACGGCGACGACATCTTCTACTACCTGACGACGATTAACGAGATGCTGAAGAAATCGAGGGTATCGATCATCGGCATCACCAACAACTCGATGTTCGCCGAGAAGATGCTAACTCCGAAGATCCGCAGCAGGCTCGGAGAGGAGAAGATCGTCTTCCCTCCCTATACTCCGGAGCAGCTCATCGACATCCTCCGCGACAGAGCAAAATACGCTTTCTATCCCGGCGCGCTCGACGAGGCCGTCATACCTTACTGCGCCGCCATCGCCGCGCAGGCCTCGGGAGATGCAAGGAAGGCCCTCGATGTCCTCCGTGTCTCCGCCGACGCCGCCGAGAGGAACGACGACCTCAAGGTGACCACCGCCCATGTCGATTACGCAAGGCAGAAGCTCGAGCTCGATGCTGTCTATGAAGTGGTCAAGAACCTCACCGAGCAGTCGAAATTGGTCCTGATGAGCATCATCAAGACAGAATCCGGATCAGATAGCGGCAGCGTCACCACCGGGAACGTCTACTCGACCTATGTCAAGATCAGCTCCGCCATGGGATACAACGTGCTGACCCAGAGGATGGTCGCCAATTTCATCTCGGAGCTCGATATGCTCGGCATCATAACTGCCAGGGTCAAATCGTTCGGTCGCCAGGGCAGGACCAAGGAGATCGAGAAGGTCTCCGAGAACATCGTGGACATCCTCGAGAAAGACGAAATCTTTAGCGGTATCGATTTCAATGCCTTCAAGAGCGGAAGGCAGACGCAGTTCAATATCGACTCCTGA
- a CDS encoding V-type ATP synthase subunit B yields MAEVAKEYKTIDEIAGPLVFVKNTEPVGYKELVSVRLSDGSIKRGEVLDSSDDMVVVQIFEGTDGIDRAASVRFLGETMKMPVSKDMLGRVLNGAGDPLDGGAKIVPEKELDIAGAAINPWARDSPADFIETGISTIDGMNTLVRGQKLPIFSASGLPHNDIALQIARQAKVRGENEEFAVVFIALGITNEEKQKFMNEFERTGALKNAVVFLNLADDPAVERIATPRLGLTTAEYMAFDLGMQVLVIMTDITNYCEALRQVGAAREEVPGRRGYPGYMYTDLAQLYERAGKIKGKKGSITQIPILTMPGSDITHPIPDLSGYITEGQIVLSMDLYRAGIYPPVNVSSSLSRLMNNGIGAGKTRDDHKAVSDQLYASYAEGKDLRGLVAIVGKDSLNAKDRKLLDFADIFEDRIVRQGIDEDRSIETTLDIAWDILKELDIDQLTRIDKKYIQKYLPKKE; encoded by the coding sequence ATGGCAGAGGTTGCAAAAGAGTACAAGACCATCGATGAGATCGCCGGTCCCCTCGTGTTCGTGAAGAACACCGAGCCCGTCGGCTACAAGGAGCTCGTCTCCGTCAGGCTCTCCGATGGGTCCATCAAGAGAGGAGAGGTCCTCGATTCCTCCGACGACATGGTCGTCGTTCAGATCTTCGAGGGCACCGACGGTATCGACAGGGCCGCATCCGTGAGGTTCCTGGGCGAGACCATGAAGATGCCCGTCTCCAAGGACATGCTCGGACGTGTCCTGAACGGAGCCGGAGACCCGCTGGACGGCGGCGCCAAGATCGTTCCCGAGAAGGAGCTCGACATCGCCGGAGCAGCTATCAACCCGTGGGCCAGGGACTCCCCCGCCGACTTCATCGAGACCGGTATCTCGACCATCGACGGGATGAACACCCTCGTCAGGGGTCAGAAGCTCCCTATCTTCTCCGCATCCGGTCTTCCCCACAACGATATCGCTCTCCAGATCGCCAGGCAGGCCAAGGTCCGCGGCGAGAACGAGGAGTTCGCTGTCGTGTTCATCGCTCTGGGTATCACCAACGAGGAGAAGCAGAAGTTCATGAACGAGTTCGAGAGGACCGGCGCCCTGAAGAACGCCGTCGTCTTCCTGAACCTCGCCGACGACCCCGCCGTCGAGCGTATCGCCACCCCGCGTCTGGGACTCACCACCGCAGAGTACATGGCGTTCGACCTCGGGATGCAGGTGCTGGTCATCATGACCGACATCACGAACTACTGCGAGGCGCTCCGTCAGGTCGGAGCCGCCCGTGAGGAAGTCCCCGGAAGGCGTGGCTACCCCGGTTACATGTACACCGACCTCGCCCAGCTCTACGAGCGTGCAGGTAAGATCAAAGGGAAGAAGGGTTCCATCACCCAGATCCCCATCCTGACCATGCCCGGGTCCGATATCACCCACCCGATCCCCGACCTCTCCGGTTACATCACCGAGGGCCAGATCGTGCTGTCGATGGACCTGTACAGGGCCGGTATCTACCCGCCCGTGAACGTCAGCAGCTCCCTGTCGAGGCTGATGAACAACGGTATCGGAGCCGGCAAGACCCGCGACGACCACAAGGCCGTCTCGGACCAGCTGTACGCCTCCTACGCCGAGGGTAAGGACCTCCGCGGGCTTGTCGCCATCGTCGGAAAGGACTCCCTGAACGCCAAGGACAGGAAGCTCCTCGACTTCGCCGACATCTTCGAGGACCGCATCGTCCGCCAGGGCATCGACGAGGACCGCTCCATCGAGACGACCCTCGACATCGCCTGGGACATCCTGAAGGAGCTCGACATCGACCAGCTCACCAGGATCGACAAGAAGTACATCCAGAAGTACCTCCCCAAGAAGGAATGA